From Flavipsychrobacter sp., a single genomic window includes:
- a CDS encoding L-threonylcarbamoyladenylate synthase: MLLHIHPDNPQQRNIDTVVECLRDGGVIIYPTDTIYGLGCDIYNAKAIARIAQIKGVDPKKAQFSFVCADLSHISDYAKSIDTPTFRLLKQALPGPYTFILNASKQVPKTLKTKKDTVGIRVPDHNICQAIVAALGNPIMSTSLPMEEDVEYYTDPELIHDIFENQVDIVINGGYGGYEPSTVISCVDGAPELLRAGAGDWDTLQG, translated from the coding sequence ATGCTTTTGCACATACATCCCGATAATCCGCAACAACGAAACATAGATACTGTAGTAGAGTGTTTGAGAGATGGGGGTGTTATCATTTATCCTACTGATACTATTTACGGCTTGGGTTGTGATATTTACAACGCAAAAGCGATAGCCCGTATAGCACAGATAAAAGGGGTAGATCCTAAAAAGGCACAGTTCTCATTCGTATGTGCAGACTTGAGTCATATAAGCGACTATGCTAAGAGTATTGACACGCCTACGTTTAGGTTGTTGAAGCAAGCCCTACCCGGTCCATACACTTTTATCCTCAATGCCAGCAAGCAAGTACCTAAGACACTAAAGACCAAAAAAGATACGGTCGGTATACGTGTGCCTGATCATAATATCTGTCAGGCTATAGTGGCGGCATTGGGCAATCCTATTATGAGTACTTCGTTGCCTATGGAGGAAGACGTAGAGTATTATACTGACCCTGAATTGATACACGATATCTTCGAAAATCAAGTGGATATAGTCATAAATGGAGGGTATGGTGGCTATGAACCTTCTACAGTAATAAGCTGTGTGGACGGAGCCCCAGAGTTATTAAGAGCAGGTGCGGGTGATTGGGATACCCTGCAAGGATAA
- the pnuC gene encoding nicotinamide riboside transporter PnuC, with the protein MSLEEFFIKFLSDLLNTSVTEIVAVVFGMVSVVLANRNSVWLYPTGIISTVISVYVMINAKLYAESALNMYYFIMSVYGWILWVKNRGKEGKSVISINGKTDWVITTAIVVLGWGILYFVLSRFTDSDVPMLDAIVSSAAWAGMWLLAKHKVQNWILLNISNAIAIPLLLYKGLAFYAILTLFLFIVAVFGYFRWLKLYRLQEEKSRA; encoded by the coding sequence ATGAGTTTAGAGGAATTCTTTATAAAATTTCTGAGTGATTTACTCAATACGTCGGTAACAGAAATTGTTGCTGTAGTGTTTGGGATGGTAAGTGTAGTGTTGGCCAATAGGAATAGTGTATGGTTGTATCCTACAGGTATTATAAGTACTGTTATTAGTGTTTATGTGATGATAAATGCTAAGCTGTACGCAGAGTCGGCTTTAAATATGTACTACTTCATTATGAGTGTCTATGGTTGGATACTATGGGTGAAGAATAGGGGAAAGGAAGGCAAGAGTGTGATAAGCATAAATGGCAAAACCGACTGGGTGATAACTACAGCAATAGTAGTACTGGGTTGGGGTATTTTATATTTTGTGCTTAGCCGCTTTACGGATTCAGACGTACCAATGCTTGATGCTATTGTTTCTTCGGCAGCTTGGGCAGGCATGTGGCTGTTGGCAAAGCATAAGGTGCAGAATTGGATATTGCTCAATATCAGTAATGCTATAGCCATACCTCTATTGTTATATAAAGGGTTGGCTTTTTATGCAATACTAACCCTGTTTTTATTTATAGTAGCTGTATTTGGCTACTTCAGATGGCTTAAATTATATCGTTTACAAGAAGAAAAAAGTAGAGCGTGA
- a CDS encoding ATP-binding protein, translating to MSIKKVVVIGPESTGKSTLSEALAKELDTMWVPEFAREYLEDLGRKYIEADLHRMAIGQVRAEESMIPYADRYLICDTDLHVIKVWSEAKYGNCHTWVEEQIKNRKYDLYLLTDTDLPWEDDPQREYPALEDRQKFFYIYKKLVAETGLPYTVVSGNEEERLQTALKFIKSTFN from the coding sequence GTGAGTATAAAGAAGGTCGTAGTAATTGGGCCAGAGTCTACAGGCAAGAGCACACTTAGTGAGGCATTAGCAAAAGAACTGGATACCATGTGGGTGCCGGAGTTCGCAAGAGAATATCTGGAAGATCTGGGACGGAAATATATAGAGGCTGATCTGCACCGTATGGCAATAGGGCAGGTAAGAGCAGAGGAGAGCATGATACCCTATGCTGATAGATACCTGATATGTGACACAGACCTGCATGTAATAAAAGTTTGGAGTGAAGCTAAATACGGTAACTGTCATACTTGGGTAGAGGAGCAAATAAAGAACAGAAAGTACGATCTATATCTATTAACAGATACAGATTTGCCTTGGGAAGATGACCCGCAAAGAGAATACCCTGCCTTAGAGGACAGGCAAAAGTTTTTCTATATCTACAAAAAGTTAGTTGCAGAAACGGGGCTACCCTATACTGTAGTTAGTGGTAATGAAGAAGAGCGCTTGCAAACTGCACTAAAGTTTATCAAGAGTACTTTTAATTAG
- the ligA gene encoding NAD-dependent DNA ligase LigA, with product MYTKQDEQRLFEQAKTLLNQPSVDELQEIQLLREVINYNDWKYYVQSEPVLADVEYDTLYKKLKALEDKYPQQITPDSPTQRVAKGLSEKFPTVSHLVPMLSLDNTYNADDLRDWDKRCKDYAETDQIEYCVEPKYDGASISLIYDNGQLTRGATRGDGVMGEDITTNAKLIRSLPLSAKLEGEGISQIEIRGEVVIHKDVFAQFNEQRAAEGLAPLANPRNAASGTLRMLDPQEVSKRKLSAVLYHISDYTLVEGSVLPEALNTHYGSLEWLYQLGYPTPVKEMQRFKTIDEVIDFCAAFEEKRDSLPFEVDGLVIKVNSFELQDRMGMTSHHPRWAVAYKFKARQATSKLINVEYQVGRTGSITPVGKIEPTPIGGVMVSSLSLFNEDVVKEKDLRIGDTVLVERAGDVIPYIVRSLPELRTGEEQPINFPTHCPVCNEALDKPEEEAVWRCININCAAQVVERIIHYASKNAMDIRNLGESNIRKFYELGLLKDIPGIYQIDWEQVLALEGFKEKSVNNLKEAIEGSKQQPLNRVIFGLGIRYVGETTAKTLARAITHISDLYTWTQEQFMALEDIGPKVASSAVHFFSLPENRHMIEQLQEQGVNLTNTQSSSKESGGELSGKTFLFTGTLTQFKRSEAEAMVEAKGGSKLSGVSSKLNYLVVGADAGSKLEKAKKLGTVTILTEEEFLQLIG from the coding sequence ATGTACACAAAGCAGGACGAACAACGCTTATTTGAACAAGCAAAAACTTTGCTGAACCAACCATCTGTAGATGAGTTGCAAGAAATTCAATTGTTAAGAGAGGTTATTAACTACAACGATTGGAAATATTATGTGCAGAGTGAACCCGTATTGGCGGATGTAGAGTACGATACTTTATATAAGAAGTTAAAGGCATTAGAAGATAAATATCCGCAACAAATAACACCCGATTCTCCTACACAACGTGTGGCCAAGGGTTTGAGTGAAAAGTTCCCTACAGTTAGCCACTTGGTACCTATGCTGAGTTTGGATAATACCTACAATGCTGATGACCTACGCGACTGGGACAAACGTTGTAAAGACTATGCTGAGACCGACCAGATAGAGTATTGCGTAGAACCCAAATATGATGGGGCTAGTATTTCTTTGATATATGATAACGGACAACTAACACGTGGCGCTACTCGTGGTGACGGGGTAATGGGTGAGGACATAACGACCAATGCAAAGTTGATTCGTTCTTTACCGCTGTCTGCCAAGTTAGAGGGTGAGGGTATTAGTCAAATAGAGATACGTGGCGAGGTAGTGATACATAAAGATGTATTTGCCCAATTTAATGAACAGCGTGCAGCAGAAGGGTTAGCGCCATTGGCTAATCCACGTAATGCTGCATCAGGTACATTGCGTATGCTCGACCCACAGGAGGTGAGTAAGAGAAAGCTGTCAGCTGTGCTGTACCATATCAGTGATTATACCTTAGTAGAAGGTAGTGTACTGCCTGAAGCATTGAATACGCATTATGGATCGCTGGAGTGGCTGTATCAGTTAGGATACCCTACACCAGTCAAAGAGATGCAGCGTTTTAAAACAATTGATGAGGTGATCGATTTCTGTGCCGCTTTTGAAGAGAAGAGAGATAGCTTGCCTTTTGAGGTAGATGGTTTAGTGATAAAAGTAAACAGCTTTGAACTACAAGATAGGATGGGTATGACCAGCCACCACCCACGCTGGGCGGTAGCCTATAAGTTTAAAGCCAGACAAGCCACCAGTAAGCTTATTAATGTAGAATATCAGGTAGGGCGTACAGGTTCTATAACACCTGTAGGTAAAATAGAGCCTACACCTATAGGTGGTGTAATGGTAAGCTCCTTGTCGTTATTCAATGAAGATGTGGTAAAAGAGAAAGACCTACGTATTGGTGATACAGTGCTCGTAGAGCGTGCTGGTGATGTGATACCTTATATTGTAAGGTCGTTGCCCGAACTGCGTACAGGGGAAGAACAGCCCATCAATTTCCCTACTCATTGTCCTGTGTGTAACGAAGCACTAGACAAGCCCGAAGAAGAAGCCGTATGGCGTTGTATCAATATCAACTGTGCAGCGCAGGTAGTAGAGCGTATCATTCATTATGCTAGCAAAAATGCAATGGACATCCGCAATTTGGGAGAGTCTAATATTCGCAAGTTTTATGAACTAGGCTTGTTAAAAGATATACCTGGTATTTACCAAATAGATTGGGAGCAGGTACTAGCGTTAGAAGGCTTTAAAGAAAAGTCGGTCAACAACTTGAAAGAAGCTATCGAAGGGTCTAAACAGCAACCATTGAATAGAGTGATATTTGGTTTGGGTATACGCTATGTAGGGGAAACAACAGCCAAAACCTTAGCCCGTGCTATTACACACATATCTGATCTATACACTTGGACACAAGAGCAATTTATGGCTCTGGAAGATATAGGGCCCAAAGTAGCCTCTTCGGCAGTGCACTTTTTTAGCCTGCCAGAGAATAGACATATGATAGAGCAACTGCAAGAGCAAGGGGTGAACCTTACCAATACGCAGTCTAGTAGTAAAGAGTCAGGCGGAGAATTGTCGGGTAAAACCTTCTTGTTTACAGGAACGTTGACACAATTCAAACGTAGTGAGGCAGAAGCTATGGTAGAAGCCAAAGGAGGAAGTAAACTAAGTGGCGTAAGCAGTAAGCTTAATTATTTGGTGGTAGGGGCAGATGCCGGTTCTAAGCTGGAGAAGGCAAAAAAGCTAGGTACAGTTACCATTTTGACCGAAGAAGAGTTTTTACAATTGATAGGTTAA
- a CDS encoding ATP-binding protein has protein sequence MDKKFYFDLDKDGIIDYFKEERDETAQLEFKRGDADLNKLYKEIAAFANTDGGILIYGSPKEEEEKIKGDAKRRFCKGDIIPSKLTKSEDDILSSIHSNITPAPVGISIKRIKLDEGCVYIFHVPKSNNKPHQCNGAYYIRINTMSLAAEHGTVEMMFKQVQEVDLNVKVIHNESSTKGLSTIRLDLTNKTRIPAQKFEFYFSIIGEVEQMGKKDEHKQFLLGSESLNSGYSRLSIHMSLNEAVIDKITTWYSFHDILISTDYCYLDVTYWAEGVPSKNDIYKIYKDFSKPIEVVYPNTQEAKEHNKWQWG, from the coding sequence ATGGATAAAAAGTTCTACTTCGACCTTGACAAAGATGGTATTATAGACTACTTCAAAGAAGAAAGAGACGAAACTGCACAACTAGAATTTAAAAGAGGAGATGCAGATTTAAATAAACTGTACAAAGAGATTGCTGCTTTTGCCAATACAGATGGGGGCATACTCATATACGGTAGTCCAAAAGAGGAAGAAGAAAAAATAAAAGGTGATGCAAAACGACGTTTTTGCAAAGGGGATATTATTCCTTCCAAACTCACTAAAAGTGAAGATGATATTCTATCCTCCATACATAGCAACATTACTCCTGCTCCAGTAGGTATTAGTATCAAGAGAATAAAGCTTGATGAAGGTTGTGTATACATTTTCCATGTACCTAAAAGCAACAATAAACCACACCAATGTAATGGTGCATACTACATTAGGATAAACACAATGAGCCTAGCTGCGGAACACGGTACAGTTGAGATGATGTTTAAGCAGGTGCAAGAGGTAGATTTAAATGTAAAAGTTATCCATAATGAATCTAGCACTAAAGGTTTAAGTACTATAAGATTAGACCTCACAAACAAAACAAGAATTCCTGCACAGAAATTTGAGTTTTACTTTTCAATAATTGGAGAGGTTGAACAAATGGGTAAAAAAGATGAACACAAACAATTTCTCCTTGGCAGCGAATCTCTAAATTCAGGTTACTCACGGTTAAGTATCCACATGAGTTTAAACGAGGCTGTTATAGATAAAATAACTACATGGTACTCCTTTCATGATATTCTTATATCTACCGACTATTGCTATTTAGATGTTACGTATTGGGCAGAAGGAGTTCCCTCAAAAAACGATATTTACAAAATATATAAAGACTTCTCAAAACCAATAGAAGTAGTATATCCAAATACACAAGAAGCTAAAGAACACAACAAATGGCAATGGGGTTGA
- the metH gene encoding methionine synthase codes for MTKIRPFLRLSGLEPLVLRPETNFVNVGERTNVTGSKRFARLIREEKYEEALSVARQQVENGAQILDINMDDALLDGVKVMTTYLNLLQAEPDIAKIPIMLDSSKFEIIEAGLKCVQGKCIVNSISLKEGEEKFIEQAHICKSFGASVIVMAFDEQGQADNLQRRVDICERAYKILTEVVHYPPQDIIFDLNIFAVATGIEEHNNYALDFIEGTRIVKQKMPLAKVSGGVSNVSFSFRGNEPVREAMHSVFLYHAINAGMDMGIVNAGQLQILDEIEPELRELCEDVILNRREDATDRLITFAETVQAKGKTEKKTDEWRLGAVEERLKHSLVHGITDYIDEDTEEARVKYPKPLDVIEGPLMDGMNVVGDLFGSGKMFLPQVVKSARVMKKSVAYLFPFIEQEKEELKLAREKAGLAAEDEKGAAKILMATVKGDVHDIGKNIVGVVLGCNGYDVIDMGVMVPADKILDKAVEEKVDMIGLSGLITPSLDEMVHVAKEMKRRNMNLPLLIGGATTSRTHTAVKIAPEYEHGVVHVLDASRSVTVAGSLLSQDQKGAYLESTNQEYNKIRVDFANKRKVKELIPFTQAQQNVMKIDWAGYTPPKPNLMGTKVFADYDLNEIRKYIDWGPFFIAWEMKGKYPAILTDENVGVEATKLYNDANAMLDKIIAEKWLTAKGVVGFWQVNKIAPDTVVLKDEEGKELCHLESLRQQLKKASSQPNFSLSDFISPVQDDYMGAFAVSIHGIEPHLQKYIDDHDDYHKIMLQAMADRLAEAFAEVLHLRTRKEFWGYVPSEEIAVEELVKEKYQGIRPAPGYPACPDHTEKYKLFDLLNATEDAGITLTEHLAMYPAASVCGWYYSHPQSVYFGVGRIQQDQVADYAKRKGMSEKEVSKWLSPILEG; via the coding sequence ATGACTAAGATACGTCCATTCTTAAGATTGAGCGGTTTAGAACCATTAGTCCTTCGTCCCGAAACCAACTTTGTAAACGTGGGGGAGCGTACCAATGTTACAGGCTCCAAGCGTTTTGCACGTTTGATAAGGGAAGAAAAATATGAAGAAGCCCTATCCGTAGCACGCCAACAGGTAGAGAACGGAGCACAGATATTAGACATCAACATGGATGATGCCTTGCTGGATGGTGTAAAGGTGATGACCACCTATCTTAACCTGCTACAAGCAGAGCCGGATATTGCTAAGATCCCTATTATGCTCGATTCTTCAAAGTTTGAGATAATAGAAGCAGGGCTTAAATGTGTGCAAGGAAAATGTATCGTAAACTCCATTTCACTTAAAGAAGGAGAAGAGAAATTTATAGAGCAAGCTCATATTTGTAAAAGCTTTGGTGCGTCTGTAATTGTGATGGCTTTTGACGAGCAAGGGCAAGCGGATAACTTACAAAGACGTGTAGATATTTGCGAGCGCGCTTATAAGATACTTACAGAAGTGGTGCATTATCCACCACAGGATATCATCTTCGACCTAAACATATTTGCTGTAGCTACCGGTATTGAGGAGCATAATAACTATGCACTAGACTTTATTGAAGGTACAAGGATAGTGAAGCAAAAAATGCCTCTGGCTAAAGTAAGCGGTGGGGTGAGTAATGTGTCTTTCTCCTTTAGAGGTAATGAGCCTGTTCGTGAAGCGATGCATAGCGTATTCCTTTACCATGCTATTAATGCTGGTATGGATATGGGTATCGTAAATGCTGGGCAACTACAGATACTAGATGAGATAGAACCAGAGCTACGCGAGCTTTGTGAAGATGTAATATTAAATCGAAGGGAAGATGCAACGGACAGGTTGATAACTTTTGCAGAAACCGTACAGGCAAAAGGAAAAACAGAAAAGAAAACAGATGAGTGGAGACTGGGTGCTGTTGAGGAGCGTTTAAAACACTCTTTGGTACATGGTATTACCGACTATATAGATGAAGATACCGAAGAAGCTAGGGTGAAATATCCTAAACCGCTTGATGTGATAGAAGGACCACTAATGGATGGTATGAATGTAGTAGGAGACCTCTTTGGTAGTGGTAAGATGTTTTTGCCACAGGTAGTAAAGAGCGCAAGGGTGATGAAGAAGAGTGTGGCTTATTTGTTCCCGTTCATTGAGCAGGAGAAAGAAGAGCTAAAACTAGCACGCGAAAAAGCAGGGTTAGCGGCTGAAGATGAAAAAGGAGCTGCCAAGATATTGATGGCCACTGTGAAGGGGGATGTGCATGATATTGGTAAGAATATAGTAGGTGTGGTATTGGGTTGTAATGGATACGATGTGATAGATATGGGTGTAATGGTGCCTGCTGATAAAATATTGGATAAGGCGGTAGAAGAGAAGGTGGATATGATCGGCTTGAGTGGTTTGATCACACCATCGCTGGATGAGATGGTACACGTAGCCAAAGAGATGAAGCGTAGGAATATGAACCTGCCTCTGCTTATTGGCGGTGCTACTACTTCGCGCACGCATACCGCAGTGAAGATAGCTCCTGAGTACGAACATGGTGTGGTGCATGTATTGGATGCCAGCCGTAGTGTAACAGTTGCCGGTAGCCTTTTGAGCCAAGACCAAAAAGGGGCTTACTTAGAAAGTACCAATCAAGAGTATAATAAAATACGTGTAGACTTTGCTAATAAACGTAAGGTAAAGGAGTTGATACCTTTTACCCAAGCGCAGCAAAATGTGATGAAGATAGACTGGGCAGGATATACTCCGCCTAAGCCTAACTTGATGGGGACGAAGGTGTTTGCTGACTACGACCTGAATGAGATAAGAAAGTACATCGACTGGGGACCGTTCTTTATAGCTTGGGAGATGAAAGGTAAATACCCGGCTATACTTACAGACGAAAATGTGGGTGTGGAAGCCACTAAGCTATACAATGATGCCAACGCCATGTTGGATAAAATAATAGCAGAGAAATGGCTAACAGCTAAAGGTGTGGTAGGTTTTTGGCAGGTTAATAAGATAGCGCCTGATACTGTAGTGCTGAAAGATGAGGAAGGTAAAGAGCTTTGTCATTTAGAATCGTTAAGACAACAATTGAAAAAGGCATCTAGCCAACCCAACTTCTCTTTGTCTGACTTTATTAGTCCTGTACAAGATGACTATATGGGGGCATTTGCGGTGAGCATACATGGTATAGAGCCTCATTTACAAAAATACATAGACGACCACGACGACTACCATAAGATAATGCTACAGGCTATGGCCGACCGTTTGGCAGAGGCATTTGCCGAAGTGCTGCATCTACGTACGCGCAAAGAGTTCTGGGGGTACGTACCAAGTGAAGAGATAGCCGTAGAAGAATTGGTAAAAGAAAAATATCAAGGTATAAGACCGGCACCGGGCTACCCTGCCTGCCCTGACCATACAGAGAAATACAAACTCTTCGACCTGTTGAATGCTACAGAAGATGCGGGCATAACACTTACAGAGCATTTGGCGATGTACCCTGCAGCTAGTGTTTGTGGCTGGTACTATAGCCACCCGCAGAGTGTGTACTTTGGTGTAGGTAGGATACAACAAGATCAGGTAGCAGATTATGCTAAGCGTAAGGGCATGAGTGAGAAAGAAGTAAGTAAATGGCTATCGCCGATACTAGAAGGATAA
- a CDS encoding peptidylprolyl isomerase, producing the protein MKRIATLIVALLGLGTAAQAQTEATFYTTMGDFVVKFENTKTPITVDSMISRINSKFYDGLIFHRVIKNFMIQGGDPNGNGTGGPGYYVPDEFDPSLTNIPGTMAMANAGPNTNGSQFFINVVNNTHLNNKHTVFGTVITGYTVVENISKVATGAGDKPVTDVRMDSVRITKLHATNVATTQTEAGKVQVYPNPSTGVFTIVTPNNAKAHQVIVTNIKGQVVHQATINNTTSINLGNQAKGMYIVQVVNEQGTYHTKLLVQ; encoded by the coding sequence ATGAAAAGAATAGCTACACTAATAGTAGCCCTACTGGGCTTGGGCACAGCAGCGCAGGCACAAACGGAGGCTACCTTCTACACTACCATGGGCGATTTTGTGGTGAAGTTTGAGAACACCAAGACCCCCATCACGGTAGATAGCATGATATCGCGCATCAACAGTAAGTTTTACGACGGGTTGATATTTCACCGTGTCATCAAAAACTTTATGATACAAGGCGGCGACCCTAATGGTAACGGTACAGGCGGTCCGGGCTACTATGTACCCGATGAGTTCGACCCATCGCTAACCAATATACCCGGCACTATGGCTATGGCCAATGCGGGCCCTAATACCAATGGCAGTCAGTTCTTCATCAATGTGGTCAACAATACCCACCTTAATAATAAGCATACCGTGTTTGGCACGGTCATCACAGGCTATACTGTAGTGGAGAACATCAGTAAGGTAGCTACAGGGGCGGGAGACAAGCCCGTTACCGATGTGAGGATGGATAGCGTACGCATTACCAAACTACACGCTACTAATGTAGCCACCACACAAACAGAGGCGGGCAAGGTACAGGTATACCCCAACCCAAGTACGGGAGTGTTCACCATCGTAACGCCTAATAATGCTAAAGCACATCAAGTGATCGTAACTAATATAAAAGGACAGGTAGTACACCAAGCTACTATCAACAATACCACTAGCATCAACCTAGGCAACCAAGCCAAGGGTATGTACATTGTACAGGTAGTGAACGAACAAGGCACTTACCACACCAAGCTTTTGGTACAGTAG
- a CDS encoding phosphatase PAP2 family protein, with the protein MAIADTRRIMDKEQDKNLAADIVAANGTKVKWLRTLAAIVSYVFHPMFMPAAMAAVLYKLDTTGFIAISSDQFVRWLAAIAINTIVFPLVLVLLLKGLGFIQSIYMRTSKERIIPLIGSMVFYFWANLVFKNQPDVPMTLRVLMLGAYWGIIVLFLTNIFFKVSMHTMAAGGMLGVLTVLLISSPVGMIVPLFIAIVIAGVIGTSRMLLGAHNQSQIWIGYVLGFAVQMAAYMYVL; encoded by the coding sequence ATGGCTATCGCCGATACTAGAAGGATAATGGATAAAGAACAAGATAAAAATTTGGCGGCTGATATAGTTGCTGCTAATGGAACTAAGGTGAAATGGTTGCGTACACTTGCCGCAATAGTGTCGTATGTTTTTCATCCTATGTTTATGCCTGCGGCTATGGCAGCGGTGCTCTACAAGTTGGATACTACAGGTTTTATTGCCATATCGTCCGACCAGTTTGTACGCTGGCTGGCAGCCATTGCTATCAATACCATAGTGTTCCCGCTTGTGTTGGTATTGCTGCTAAAGGGTTTGGGCTTTATCCAAAGTATCTATATGCGCACCTCAAAGGAGCGTATCATACCGCTAATAGGGTCTATGGTATTTTACTTTTGGGCCAATCTTGTTTTTAAAAATCAGCCTGATGTACCTATGACCTTAAGGGTACTGATGTTGGGAGCCTATTGGGGTATTATCGTATTGTTCCTAACCAATATATTCTTCAAAGTGAGTATGCATACTATGGCGGCGGGAGGCATGCTTGGTGTGCTTACGGTGTTGCTCATCAGTAGCCCTGTGGGTATGATTGTACCTCTGTTTATAGCTATAGTAATAGCAGGTGTCATTGGTACTTCTCGTATGCTATTGGGGGCGCACAACCAGTCGCAGATATGGATAGGCTATGTATTGGGCTTTGCCGTACAGATGGCGGCATACATGTATGTGCTATAA
- a CDS encoding ATP-binding protein: protein MAAAEQIKSLIKSFGDGDETRFYATAMQIAASEARNGHMALAEELKKLIDNAKSSRPQNFGVVKSFPLSATQRELNDLLELSHPGEKLKEMVLDSTVEKTLKRILDEHKKLEILRSNNLFPRKKLLFVGPPGCGKTLSAKVLASELAIPLFIIRLDGLISRYMGESIAKLRLIFESMNQFRAVYFFDEFDSIGTTRHQQNDVGEIKRVLNSFLLQIEKDNSNSVVIAATNIPEYLDQALFRRFDDILQYPLPDVSELKRLFKKELQNFKLSKKFDLQKIANESIGLSYADVHRICEDMVKDYLVYGEGEISEERLIKYAHHRKNPF, encoded by the coding sequence ATGGCAGCCGCAGAACAAATAAAAAGCTTAATTAAATCCTTCGGTGATGGTGATGAGACGCGCTTTTATGCGACGGCTATGCAAATAGCAGCTTCGGAGGCTAGAAACGGTCATATGGCTTTAGCTGAGGAGCTAAAGAAGCTGATTGACAATGCTAAAAGCAGCAGACCGCAAAATTTTGGTGTTGTAAAGTCTTTCCCTTTAAGTGCTACTCAAAGAGAACTCAATGACCTATTAGAGTTATCGCATCCAGGTGAGAAGCTAAAAGAAATGGTTTTGGATTCAACAGTTGAAAAAACACTGAAACGAATTCTAGATGAACACAAAAAATTAGAAATTTTGCGTAGCAACAATTTATTCCCGAGGAAGAAATTGTTGTTTGTGGGGCCCCCTGGTTGCGGCAAGACCCTTTCAGCAAAAGTTTTAGCAAGTGAACTCGCTATACCGCTTTTTATCATTAGACTTGATGGATTAATAAGCAGATATATGGGTGAATCCATTGCCAAGCTCAGATTAATATTTGAGTCTATGAACCAATTTCGTGCAGTTTATTTTTTCGACGAATTTGATAGCATTGGAACAACTAGACATCAGCAAAATGACGTAGGAGAGATTAAAAGAGTTTTAAATTCTTTTCTTCTCCAAATTGAAAAGGATAATTCGAATAGTGTTGTTATAGCTGCAACCAATATCCCAGAATATTTAGACCAAGCACTATTTAGAAGGTTTGATGACATCTTACAATATCCATTACCTGATGTTAGCGAGTTAAAAAGATTGTTCAAAAAAGAATTGCAAAATTTTAAGCTCTCGAAGAAATTTGATCTTCAGAAAATTGCGAATGAATCAATTGGTTTAAGTTATGCAGATGTGCATAGAATCTGCGAAGATATGGTTAAGGACTATCTAGTATATGGCGAAGGTGAAATTTCTGAAGAACGCCTAATAAAATATGCACATCATCGCAAAAATCCATTTTAG